In Janthinobacterium sp. J1-1, a single genomic region encodes these proteins:
- a CDS encoding alpha/beta fold hydrolase, with translation MIARALRWLMLLQVLAVPGLAWLLWQAGVRQAGVALLLGMLGVLLLRALIVARNFWHSRRIAGGAAPPRLGAGAAARLFVGELGANLRTSSWGMLRPRLSVPAAPGRNSLPVLLIHGYVCNRGFWAPLSAQLAQAGVVHGAVDLEPVNAGIDDVVPLVAQAIGELLAQAGAGQVVIVAHSMGGLVARAYLRRHGGAQVARVITLGTPHHGTALANLALGSNARQMSRPGGRPNAWLAQLDADESPGTRALITSIYSQHDNIVAPQDSARLPGARNSAYAGLGHVALASDPRVLRQVLSEITIVSEVGAAAFAHY, from the coding sequence ATGATCGCGCGCGCCCTGCGCTGGCTGATGCTGCTGCAAGTGCTGGCGGTGCCGGGCCTGGCCTGGCTGCTGTGGCAGGCCGGCGTGCGCCAGGCCGGGGTGGCGCTGCTGCTGGGCATGCTCGGCGTGCTGCTGCTGCGCGCGCTGATCGTGGCGCGCAATTTCTGGCATAGCCGGCGCATTGCGGGTGGCGCGGCGCCACCACGGCTGGGCGCAGGGGCGGCGGCGCGCCTGTTCGTGGGCGAGCTGGGCGCCAATCTGCGCACCTCGTCGTGGGGCATGCTGCGCCCGCGCCTGAGCGTGCCGGCCGCGCCGGGGCGCAACAGCTTGCCGGTGCTGCTGATCCACGGTTATGTGTGCAACCGGGGCTTCTGGGCGCCGTTGAGCGCCCAGCTGGCGCAGGCCGGCGTGGTGCATGGCGCGGTCGACCTGGAGCCGGTCAACGCCGGCATCGACGATGTGGTGCCGCTGGTGGCGCAGGCGATCGGGGAACTGCTGGCGCAGGCCGGCGCCGGGCAGGTGGTGATCGTCGCGCACAGCATGGGTGGCCTGGTGGCGCGCGCGTATCTGCGCCGGCATGGCGGCGCGCAGGTGGCGCGCGTGATTACCCTGGGCACGCCGCACCACGGCACGGCGCTGGCCAACCTGGCGCTGGGCAGCAATGCGCGCCAGATGAGCCGGCCCGGCGGCCGGCCGAACGCCTGGCTGGCGCAACTGGACGCGGACGAATCGCCGGGAACACGCGCGCTGATCACCTCGATCTATTCGCAGCACGACAATATCGTCGCGCCGCAGGATTCGGCGCGCCTGCCCGGCGCCCGCAATAGCGCTTATGCCGGCCTGGGCCATGTGGCGCTGGCCTCGGACCCGCGCGTGCTGCGCCAGGTACTGTCAGAAATCACTATCGTTTCCGAAGTCGGCGCGGCGGCTTTTGCGCATTATTAA
- a CDS encoding RNA methyltransferase has protein sequence MNLPEINTSLFKRLRFILVETSRSGNIGAVARAMKTMGFSDLVLVNPRFADALSDPEAVAFASGAQDILARARIVGSIAEALEGCNYAAAVSARLREFSPPVTAPRAIAAQLAAGTELHAAVIFGNERFGLPNEIVEQCNVLINIPANPEYSSLNLSQAAQVVAYECRVAALGDSQAASPVGFHGDAASLAQVDGMYVHLQEALVAIDFLDADNPKKLMPRLKRLFSRTGLETEEVNILRGIARHILVMAKKPR, from the coding sequence ATGAATCTGCCCGAAATCAATACGTCTCTTTTCAAACGCCTCCGATTTATCCTCGTCGAGACCAGCCGTTCCGGCAATATCGGCGCCGTCGCGCGGGCCATGAAAACGATGGGCTTTTCCGACCTGGTGCTGGTCAACCCGCGCTTTGCCGACGCCCTGAGCGACCCGGAAGCGGTGGCCTTTGCCAGCGGCGCGCAGGATATCCTGGCCCGCGCGCGCATCGTCGGCTCGATCGCCGAGGCGCTGGAAGGCTGCAACTACGCGGCCGCCGTCTCGGCCCGCCTGCGCGAATTTTCGCCGCCGGTGACCGCGCCGCGCGCGATTGCGGCCCAGCTGGCCGCCGGCACCGAGCTGCACGCGGCCGTGATTTTCGGCAACGAGCGCTTCGGCCTGCCCAACGAGATCGTCGAGCAGTGCAATGTGCTGATCAATATTCCTGCCAACCCCGAATACTCCTCGCTGAACCTGTCGCAGGCGGCGCAGGTAGTCGCCTATGAATGCCGGGTGGCCGCCTTGGGTGACTCTCAGGCGGCCAGCCCGGTCGGTTTCCATGGCGACGCGGCCAGCCTGGCCCAGGTCGACGGCATGTATGTGCATTTGCAGGAAGCGCTGGTGGCCATCGATTTCCTCGACGCCGACAATCCGAAAAAACTGATGCCGCGCCTGAAACGCCTGTTTTCACGCACCGGGCTGGAAACGGAAGAAGTCAATATCCTGCGCGGCATCGCCCGCCATATCCTGGTGATGGCGAAAAAGCCGCGATGA
- a CDS encoding LysR substrate-binding domain-containing protein encodes MIETRLLRQFIAVAEELNFRRAAERLHMAQPPLSQAILRLEDQLGYAVFERSNRKVGLTAAGTAFLATARQVLLALEEGVAETRRVAQGSAGHLRLGFIQVTPYAHVLDALRRFRADFPDVHLTLREAPTQELVELLEAGQLDIALLRAPGRSTPALMFERLSGEAIMAALPAGHRLAGRPAVALSELQDEDFVASPRALGQGFHDQLASLCLHAGFVPKVVQQARRLQTVAGLVAAGFGVALLPASLAGMLPIGAVMLPLITDAPGPLVRLDLSMAWNARQALPVRERLLAQLRFSAGEQQDF; translated from the coding sequence ATGATTGAAACGCGGCTGTTGCGCCAGTTTATCGCGGTGGCCGAAGAACTGAACTTCCGCCGCGCCGCCGAACGGCTGCACATGGCCCAGCCGCCGCTGTCGCAGGCGATCCTGCGGCTGGAAGACCAGCTGGGCTATGCGGTGTTCGAACGCAGCAATCGCAAGGTCGGCCTGACGGCCGCCGGCACGGCTTTTCTCGCCACCGCCAGGCAAGTATTGCTCGCCTTGGAAGAGGGCGTGGCCGAGACGCGCCGCGTGGCGCAGGGCAGCGCCGGACATTTGCGCCTGGGTTTTATCCAGGTCACGCCGTATGCCCACGTGCTCGATGCCTTGCGCCGCTTCCGTGCCGATTTTCCCGATGTGCACCTGACCCTGCGCGAAGCGCCGACCCAGGAACTGGTGGAGCTGCTGGAAGCGGGCCAGCTCGATATCGCGCTGCTGCGCGCACCGGGGCGCAGTACGCCGGCGCTGATGTTCGAGCGCTTGTCCGGCGAAGCGATCATGGCGGCGCTGCCGGCCGGTCATCGGCTGGCGGGGCGGCCGGCGGTGGCCTTGTCCGAGTTGCAGGACGAAGACTTTGTCGCCTCGCCGCGCGCCCTGGGGCAGGGCTTTCACGACCAGCTGGCCAGCCTGTGCCTGCATGCCGGTTTCGTGCCGAAGGTGGTGCAGCAGGCGCGGCGCTTGCAAACGGTGGCCGGCCTGGTGGCGGCCGGCTTTGGCGTGGCGCTGCTGCCGGCCAGCCTGGCGGGCATGCTGCCAATCGGCGCCGTGATGCTGCCGTTGATCACCGATGCGCCCGGGCCGCTGGTGCGGCTGGATCTGTCCATGGCGTGGAATGCACGTCAGGCCTTGCCGGTACGCGAGCGGCTGCTGGCACAGCTGCGCTTTTCTGCCGGTGAACAACAAGACTTTTGA
- a CDS encoding GMC family oxidoreductase, which produces MSSPIPDPITAGLAAGWRVTDASTLQLERTLEADVVIIGSGAGGGITAELLARAGLSVLIVEEGGLKSSTDFKMREADAYPALYQESAARKTRDKAINILQGRTVGGSTTVNWTSSFRTPPATLAHWQRHHGLPGYTQASMAPWFELVERRLQVGDWPVPPNENNDLLRRGARQLGIPTAAIRRNVNGCWNLGYCGMGCPTNAKQSMLVTTIPAALALGAHLVTHARAERFIVQGERIASLQVTALDAAGQAPTGVKLTLRARHYVLAGGAINTPALLLRSNAPDPAKLLGRRTFLHPTVISAALFAQRVDAYAGAPQTIYSDHFLGVDAIDGPIGYKLEAPPLHPLLMATTMGGFGDEHAQTMRQFPHAHGLLALLRDGFHEQAAGGAVSLDSHGNPVLDYPLTPFIWDGVRRALLSMAEIQFAAGARSVYPVHELARHYTSWAQARQAIDDLPFKPLLARVVSAHVMGGCAMSDDERLGVCDAQGRYRGLANLSVHDGSLFPTSIGANPQLSIYALAARLASGLAQELTGKAAPGFATGAPA; this is translated from the coding sequence ATGAGTTCACCGATACCCGATCCGATCACGGCCGGCCTGGCCGCCGGCTGGCGCGTCACCGACGCTTCCACCCTGCAGCTTGAGCGCACGCTGGAGGCCGACGTGGTGATCATCGGCAGCGGCGCCGGCGGCGGCATCACGGCCGAACTGCTGGCGCGCGCCGGCCTGAGCGTATTGATCGTCGAAGAGGGCGGCTTGAAGTCCTCGACAGACTTCAAGATGCGCGAAGCCGACGCCTACCCCGCGCTGTACCAGGAGTCCGCCGCCCGCAAGACGCGCGACAAGGCGATCAATATTTTGCAGGGCCGCACCGTGGGCGGTTCGACCACCGTCAACTGGACCTCGAGTTTCCGCACCCCGCCCGCCACCCTGGCGCACTGGCAGCGCCACCACGGCCTGCCCGGCTATACGCAGGCGTCGATGGCGCCGTGGTTCGAGCTGGTCGAGCGGCGCCTGCAGGTCGGCGACTGGCCCGTGCCGCCGAACGAAAACAACGATTTATTACGGCGCGGCGCGCGGCAGCTGGGCATACCGACGGCCGCCATACGGCGCAATGTGAACGGCTGCTGGAACCTCGGCTATTGCGGCATGGGCTGCCCCACCAATGCCAAGCAGTCGATGCTGGTGACCACCATTCCTGCCGCGCTGGCGCTGGGCGCCCACCTCGTGACCCATGCGCGCGCCGAGCGTTTCATCGTGCAGGGCGAGCGCATCGCCAGCCTGCAAGTGACCGCCCTCGACGCGGCCGGCCAGGCGCCCACCGGCGTCAAGCTGACCTTGCGCGCCAGGCACTATGTGCTGGCCGGCGGCGCCATCAATACACCGGCGCTGCTGCTGCGCTCGAACGCGCCCGATCCGGCCAAGCTGCTGGGCCGGCGCACCTTTCTGCATCCCACGGTCATTTCCGCCGCCCTGTTCGCGCAGCGGGTCGACGCCTATGCCGGCGCGCCGCAAACGATCTATTCCGACCATTTCCTGGGTGTCGACGCCATCGATGGTCCCATCGGCTACAAGCTCGAAGCGCCGCCCCTGCATCCGCTGCTGATGGCCACCACCATGGGCGGCTTTGGCGACGAACACGCGCAGACGATGCGCCAGTTTCCGCACGCGCATGGCTTGCTGGCGCTGCTGCGCGACGGTTTTCACGAGCAGGCGGCGGGCGGCGCGGTCAGCCTCGACAGCCATGGCAATCCGGTGCTCGATTATCCGCTCACGCCGTTCATCTGGGACGGCGTGCGCCGCGCGCTGCTGTCCATGGCCGAGATCCAGTTCGCTGCCGGCGCGCGCAGCGTCTACCCGGTGCATGAACTGGCCCGCCATTACACCAGCTGGGCGCAGGCGCGCCAGGCCATCGACGACTTGCCTTTCAAGCCGCTGCTGGCGCGCGTGGTGTCGGCCCATGTGATGGGCGGCTGCGCCATGTCCGACGATGAGCGCCTCGGCGTGTGCGATGCGCAAGGGCGCTACCGGGGCCTGGCGAATCTGTCGGTGCATGACGGTTCGCTGTTTCCCACCTCGATCGGCGCCAATCCGCAGCTGTCGATCTATGCACTGGCCGCGCGCCTGGCCAGCGGCCTGGCGCAAGAGCTGACGGGCAAGGCCGCACCCGGCTTCGCTACCGGGGCGCCGGCATGA
- a CDS encoding MFS transporter: MPIAIYLLSLCSFAFGLSEFVAAGLLSGMARELHASVAATGGAIAAYALGAAIGAPILTALLACRSDRRVLAATMLVLAVGSVGMAAAPGLTSLLLLRFLVGLAHGVFMAVASNAATRLVEPSRSGRALAVVWLGLTLALACGVPLGTWLGALWSWRAVFAAIAVLALAGAMGLLWAMPRTAQPPQTLSALASLRALSQPAMLLAAGIAALVSVATFSFFTYISPFLLQVSGLDANWLGAAMLSFGVCAIGGNLLGGQLADGSHARGWTLLALAALALNLLGFYLLRAQPLAMLALCGSLGLLFFAIVTLSTMRLLRLALKLDPGVAAVAAGLNIASFNLGTAAGGLLGGALIAGWGLPFISLGGMAAALLAMLLLLRTS; encoded by the coding sequence ATGCCGATTGCCATCTATTTGCTGTCGCTGTGCAGCTTTGCCTTTGGCCTGTCCGAATTTGTCGCCGCCGGACTGTTGTCCGGCATGGCGCGCGAGCTGCACGCCAGCGTGGCGGCGACCGGTGGCGCGATTGCCGCCTATGCGCTGGGCGCGGCCATCGGCGCGCCGATCCTGACGGCGCTGCTGGCGTGCCGGTCCGACCGGCGTGTATTGGCCGCCACCATGCTGGTGCTGGCGGTGGGCAGCGTCGGCATGGCCGCTGCGCCGGGCTTGACCAGCTTGCTGTTGCTGCGCTTCCTGGTCGGCCTGGCGCATGGCGTGTTCATGGCGGTGGCCTCGAACGCCGCCACCAGGCTGGTTGAACCGTCGCGCTCGGGACGGGCGCTGGCTGTCGTCTGGCTGGGATTGACTTTGGCACTGGCTTGCGGCGTGCCGCTGGGCACCTGGCTCGGCGCACTGTGGTCATGGCGCGCCGTGTTTGCCGCGATCGCCGTGCTGGCGCTGGCCGGCGCCATGGGGCTGCTGTGGGCCATGCCGAGGACAGCTCAACCGCCGCAGACCTTGTCCGCGCTGGCCAGCCTGCGCGCCCTGTCGCAGCCGGCCATGCTGCTGGCGGCCGGTATCGCGGCGCTGGTCAGCGTGGCCACCTTCAGCTTTTTTACGTATATCTCGCCGTTCTTGCTGCAGGTCAGCGGGCTGGACGCCAACTGGCTGGGCGCCGCCATGCTGAGCTTTGGCGTGTGCGCCATCGGCGGCAACCTGCTCGGCGGCCAGCTCGCCGACGGCTCGCACGCGCGCGGCTGGACCCTGCTGGCGCTGGCCGCGCTGGCCCTCAATCTGCTGGGCTTTTACCTGTTGCGTGCGCAGCCCTTGGCCATGCTGGCCCTGTGCGGCAGCCTGGGCCTGCTGTTCTTTGCCATCGTCACCCTGTCGACCATGCGGCTGCTGCGCTTGGCCCTGAAGCTTGACCCCGGCGTGGCGGCGGTGGCGGCGGGTCTGAATATCGCCTCGTTCAACCTGGGCACGGCGGCCGGCGGGCTGCTCGGCGGCGCGCTGATCGCCGGCTGGGGCTTGCCCTTCATCAGCCTGGGTGGCATGGCGGCCGCGCTGCTGGCGATGCTCCTGCTGCTGCGCACGAGTTAG